Proteins co-encoded in one Paracoccus aestuarii genomic window:
- the lspA gene encoding signal peptidase II translates to MAAAPKTARKPGRPRRQTGPQRSDMRLVAWVAAAIFALDQALKYLVVHVLQLDRVREIDVFPPWLNLRMAWNQGVNFGLMASDQDFMRWVLIGIAFVICIWVWIWVWRAALGRLARISAGMLIGGALGNVVDRFLYGAVADFLNMSLPNWQNPYSFNVADIAIFAGAIGLVLLPQPAKPAAKPAPRSRKPAMKPTAKPAGGRAPKAPVQPDLFGDAPDGGAVPPARQGRDGDGNPR, encoded by the coding sequence ATGGCCGCCGCCCCCAAGACCGCGCGCAAGCCGGGCCGTCCGCGCAGGCAGACGGGCCCGCAGCGCAGCGACATGCGCCTGGTCGCATGGGTCGCCGCGGCGATCTTTGCGCTGGACCAGGCGCTGAAATACCTGGTCGTGCATGTCCTGCAGCTGGACCGCGTGCGCGAGATCGACGTCTTTCCGCCATGGCTGAACCTGCGCATGGCGTGGAACCAGGGGGTGAATTTCGGGCTGATGGCCTCCGATCAGGACTTCATGCGATGGGTGCTGATCGGCATCGCCTTCGTGATCTGCATCTGGGTCTGGATCTGGGTCTGGCGGGCCGCGCTCGGGCGGCTGGCCCGGATCTCGGCGGGGATGCTGATCGGGGGCGCGCTCGGGAATGTGGTGGATCGGTTCCTTTACGGGGCGGTGGCCGATTTCCTGAACATGTCGCTGCCGAACTGGCAGAACCCCTACAGCTTCAACGTGGCCGATATCGCAATCTTTGCCGGGGCGATCGGGCTGGTCCTGCTGCCCCAGCCCGCCAAGCCCGCAGCCAAGCCCGCGCCGCGCAGCCGCAAACCGGCCATGAAACCGACGGCAAAACCGGCAGGGGGGCGCGCGCCGAAGGCCCCGGTCCAGCCGGACCTGTTCGGGGATGCGCCGGATGGCGGGGCGGTGCCGCCGGCAAGACAGGGTCGTGACGGGGACGGAAATCCGCGCTAA
- a CDS encoding RsmB/NOP family class I SAM-dependent RNA methyltransferase has protein sequence MGALRLIQGVRQGRALTDQPGALRALTVADQARAARLAAETLRHQGRADRVIDPLVARKPAPQIADVLRLAVVEMLELGAPAHGVVGAAVDLTRTLGKRGQAAAGMVNAVLRKASGFADWTALPPQSLPEWLRPALEEAYGPAILTAIEAAHQQGAPIDLTLKPGATPPPGAEALPTGSFRLHGPVHVSALPGYEAGDWWVQDAAAALPARLLDAQPGERIVDLCAAPGGKTLQLAAAGAQVTALDISDARLRRVTENLTRCRLSADLVTADALDWRPATAPDAILLDAPCSATGTIRRHPDLPFIRDGHGIAELIELQAAMLDHALSILRPGGRLVFATCSLIPDEGEVQIEEALSRHPGLTVERPTLPGIDPEWTTEEGGLRLRPDLWADRGGMDGFYMARLRKAG, from the coding sequence ATGGGCGCGTTGCGATTGATCCAGGGCGTGCGCCAGGGGCGCGCGCTGACCGACCAGCCCGGCGCGCTGCGCGCCCTGACCGTGGCCGACCAGGCCCGCGCGGCGCGGCTGGCGGCCGAGACCCTGCGCCATCAGGGCCGCGCCGACCGGGTCATCGACCCGCTGGTCGCCCGCAAGCCCGCACCCCAGATCGCCGATGTCCTGCGCCTGGCCGTGGTCGAGATGCTGGAGCTGGGCGCCCCCGCCCATGGCGTGGTGGGCGCGGCGGTCGATCTGACCCGCACCTTGGGCAAGCGCGGCCAGGCGGCGGCGGGGATGGTGAACGCGGTGCTGCGCAAGGCCTCGGGTTTCGCCGACTGGACGGCATTGCCGCCCCAATCCCTGCCCGAATGGCTGCGCCCCGCGCTGGAGGAGGCCTACGGCCCCGCCATCCTGACCGCGATCGAGGCCGCCCATCAGCAGGGCGCACCCATCGACCTGACGCTGAAGCCCGGCGCCACCCCCCCGCCGGGGGCCGAGGCGCTGCCCACCGGGTCCTTCCGCCTGCATGGCCCGGTCCATGTCAGCGCCCTGCCGGGCTATGAGGCCGGCGACTGGTGGGTGCAGGACGCCGCCGCCGCCCTGCCCGCGCGCCTGCTGGATGCGCAACCGGGCGAGCGGATCGTCGATCTCTGCGCCGCGCCGGGCGGCAAGACGCTGCAACTGGCCGCCGCCGGGGCGCAGGTCACCGCGCTGGACATCTCGGACGCCCGCCTGCGCCGCGTGACCGAGAACCTGACCCGCTGCCGCCTGTCCGCCGATCTGGTCACGGCCGACGCGCTGGACTGGCGGCCCGCCACCGCGCCGGATGCGATCCTGCTGGACGCGCCCTGTTCGGCCACGGGCACGATCCGGCGCCATCCCGACCTGCCCTTCATCCGCGACGGCCACGGCATCGCCGAGCTGATCGAGCTGCAGGCCGCGATGCTGGACCACGCTCTGTCGATCCTGCGCCCGGGCGGTCGGCTGGTCTTTGCCACCTGCTCGCTGATCCCCGATGAGGGCGAGGTCCAGATCGAGGAAGCCCTGTCCCGCCATCCCGGCCTGACCGTAGAGCGTCCCACCCTGCCCGGCATCGACCCCGAATGGACTACCGAGGAGGGCGGGCTGCGCCTGCGCCCGGACCTCTGGGCGGATCGGGGCGGCATGGACGGATTCTACATGGCCCGGCTGCGCAAGGCGGGATGA
- a CDS encoding DUF2268 domain-containing putative Zn-dependent protease (predicted Zn-dependent protease with a strongly conserved HExxH motif) produces the protein MPIWQLHMLNARGALTPIMAEIRAHAREVVALVEDHLDLPRFDLVVRAGDGVIPEWGIGGHAPAPGIIELMLDPARVAPEHFRRTLVHEMHHLARWEGPGYGRSLGEALVTEGLAGHFVLQVLGGPADPWDQVRPGTGVLKQAATGWARRDHDHGDWFMGRGRMRKWTGYGLGHRIVAEHLTEGGDAAALVHAPADDFRQALRRLMATEAVEEPAAEHFGPPAPDSASRDAGGPAPRTPPAGTGPEPEGR, from the coding sequence ATGCCGATCTGGCAGCTGCACATGCTGAACGCGCGCGGCGCGCTGACGCCCATCATGGCCGAGATCCGCGCCCATGCGCGCGAGGTCGTGGCGCTGGTCGAGGATCATCTGGACCTGCCGCGATTCGACCTGGTGGTGCGGGCGGGGGACGGGGTCATCCCGGAATGGGGGATCGGCGGCCATGCCCCGGCGCCCGGCATCATCGAGCTGATGCTGGACCCCGCCCGCGTTGCGCCCGAGCATTTCCGCCGCACGCTGGTCCATGAGATGCATCACCTTGCCCGGTGGGAGGGGCCGGGATATGGCCGGTCCCTGGGCGAGGCGCTGGTCACCGAGGGGCTGGCCGGGCATTTCGTGCTGCAGGTGCTGGGCGGGCCAGCCGACCCCTGGGACCAGGTGCGGCCGGGCACGGGCGTTCTGAAACAGGCGGCCACGGGCTGGGCCCGGCGCGATCATGATCACGGCGACTGGTTCATGGGCCGGGGGCGGATGCGGAAATGGACAGGCTATGGGCTGGGCCACCGCATCGTGGCCGAGCATCTGACCGAGGGCGGCGATGCGGCGGCGCTGGTCCATGCGCCCGCCGATGATTTCCGCCAGGCCCTGCGCCGCCTGATGGCGACCGAAGCGGTCGAGGAGCCGGCAGCCGAGCATTTCGGCCCGCCCGCGCCCGATAGTGCGTCCCGCGACGCCGGGGGGCCAGCCCCCCGGACCCCCCCGGCCGGCACGGGGCCGGAACCGGAGGGGCGCTGA
- a CDS encoding DUF1674 domain-containing protein — MSDAKPDLPPAAQRALAEAEERRRARTAQILPKEYGGREGPEPVRYGDYEKNGIAVDF, encoded by the coding sequence ATGAGCGATGCCAAACCCGACCTGCCGCCCGCCGCACAGCGCGCCCTGGCCGAGGCCGAGGAACGCCGCCGCGCCCGCACAGCCCAGATCCTGCCCAAGGAATATGGCGGCCGCGAGGGGCCGGAACCCGTCCGCTACGGCGATTACGAAAAGAATGGCATCGCGGTGGATTTCTGA
- a CDS encoding amidase, producing the protein MDWLRASATQQGRAILAGVLDPIDQTEAYLAAAKDHPDCDRIYARLTPARARSEAVAAHDRAKQERRQSLLDGVAISWKDNIDSGGTVTEAGSRLLEGRVPRKDANILARAARRGMICLGKTHMTELAFSGLGLNPRTATPPNALDPDLAPGGSSSGAAVSVALGLAAAAVGTDTGGSIRVPAAWNGLVGFKPTQGALPEKGVVPLARKFDIAGPIARTVEDCAQIFALMADQPAPDLDGATVRGLRLMVLEGLPFDEAETGPVTAFQDAVDRLARAGAQIAHVSTDWLDKAMALSPQLFAPEAYGIWRAQIEDAPELMWQPILERFRGGADVSGPDYVAAWESLARIRRKWIKEVTGGYDAVLVPTVPILPPDRERLMTETAEFVRANLLTLRNTRIANLMNLPSVTLPTGHPACGISLMGHAGRDRHLLRVAAGAEAALA; encoded by the coding sequence ATGGATTGGTTGCGCGCATCGGCGACCCAGCAGGGCCGCGCCATCTTGGCGGGCGTCCTGGACCCCATCGATCAGACCGAGGCCTATCTGGCCGCCGCAAAGGATCACCCCGACTGCGACCGCATCTATGCCCGGCTGACCCCCGCCCGCGCCCGGTCCGAGGCCGTGGCCGCCCATGACCGCGCCAAGCAGGAACGCCGCCAGAGCCTGCTGGATGGCGTGGCCATCAGCTGGAAGGACAATATCGACAGCGGCGGCACCGTGACCGAGGCCGGATCGCGCCTGCTGGAGGGGCGGGTGCCGCGCAAGGATGCCAATATCCTGGCCCGCGCGGCGCGGCGCGGCATGATCTGCCTGGGCAAGACGCATATGACGGAACTGGCCTTTTCCGGGCTGGGGCTGAACCCGCGCACGGCGACGCCGCCCAATGCGCTGGACCCCGACCTGGCGCCGGGGGGATCGTCCTCCGGGGCGGCGGTGTCGGTGGCCTTGGGGCTGGCGGCGGCGGCGGTGGGCACGGATACCGGCGGATCCATCCGGGTGCCCGCGGCCTGGAACGGGCTGGTGGGGTTCAAGCCCACGCAGGGCGCGCTGCCCGAAAAGGGCGTGGTGCCCTTGGCGCGGAAATTCGACATCGCCGGCCCCATCGCCCGCACGGTCGAGGATTGCGCCCAGATCTTCGCGCTGATGGCCGATCAGCCCGCGCCGGATCTGGATGGCGCGACCGTCCGCGGCCTGCGCCTGATGGTGCTGGAGGGCCTGCCCTTCGACGAGGCCGAGACCGGCCCCGTCACCGCCTTTCAGGACGCGGTGGACCGGCTGGCCCGGGCCGGGGCGCAGATCGCCCATGTCTCGACCGACTGGCTGGACAAGGCCATGGCGCTGTCGCCCCAGCTGTTCGCCCCCGAGGCCTATGGCATCTGGCGCGCCCAGATCGAGGATGCGCCCGAACTGATGTGGCAGCCCATCCTGGAACGGTTCCGCGGCGGGGCGGATGTCAGCGGCCCCGATTACGTCGCGGCCTGGGAAAGCCTGGCGCGGATCCGCCGCAAATGGATCAAGGAGGTCACCGGCGGCTATGACGCGGTGCTGGTCCCCACCGTGCCGATCCTGCCGCCCGACCGCGAACGGCTGATGACCGAGACGGCGGAATTCGTGCGTGCCAACCTGCTGACGCTGCGCAACACGCGCATCGCGAACCTGATGAACCTGCCCTCGGTCACGCTGCCGACGGGGCATCCGGCCTGCGGGATCTCGCTGATGGGGCATGCGGGGCGCGACCGGCATCTGCTGCGCGTGGCGGCAGGGGCCGAGGCGGCGCTGGCCTGA
- a CDS encoding DNA translocase FtsK 4TM domain-containing protein, giving the protein MASWQAKHRDPLFDQSTQAALERRLKEAIGAGLIVLGALIAMMLGSWSPDDPSFGSATDAPAQNMLGGAGAMIASALVMIAGMGAWMLVVAAWVWGLRLMLHKGEDRLMRGIFTPLAVALASIYASTLVPGPGWQQNYGLGGHFGDMMMGAMLNLLPMKAQLGIRVAALLVALALVAAGAFVLGFDRLELRGLWMRFRRGLGTAGQGAMAAGGAAAAGVARLRRPRAIRPRARGRGPQGAAQARPAPGIRAGIRHARTRADRTRHRFRHRRPLGRGGARPHQRRDPVQHCEILGPEGRGAAPGT; this is encoded by the coding sequence ATGGCAAGCTGGCAGGCGAAACACCGCGATCCGCTCTTCGACCAATCCACCCAGGCCGCGCTGGAACGCCGCCTGAAGGAGGCGATCGGTGCGGGCCTGATCGTCCTGGGCGCATTGATCGCCATGATGCTGGGTAGCTGGTCCCCCGATGATCCCAGCTTCGGATCGGCCACCGACGCGCCCGCGCAGAACATGCTGGGCGGCGCGGGGGCGATGATCGCCTCGGCCTTGGTGATGATCGCGGGGATGGGCGCCTGGATGCTGGTCGTCGCGGCCTGGGTCTGGGGCCTGCGGCTGATGCTGCACAAGGGCGAGGACCGGCTGATGCGCGGGATCTTCACGCCCTTGGCGGTGGCCTTGGCCTCGATCTATGCCAGCACCTTGGTCCCCGGCCCGGGATGGCAGCAGAATTACGGGCTGGGCGGGCATTTCGGCGACATGATGATGGGCGCGATGCTGAACCTGCTGCCGATGAAGGCGCAGCTGGGCATCCGCGTGGCTGCCCTGCTGGTGGCGCTGGCGCTGGTCGCGGCGGGGGCCTTCGTTCTGGGCTTCGACCGGCTGGAGCTGCGGGGCCTTTGGATGCGGTTCCGCCGGGGCCTGGGCACGGCGGGGCAGGGCGCGATGGCCGCGGGCGGGGCGGCGGCTGCGGGCGTGGCGCGGCTGCGCCGCCCGCGGGCGATCCGCCCCCGCGCGCGAGGCCGCGGCCCCCAAGGCGCGGCGCAAGCCCGCCCCGCCCCCGGCATTCGAGCTGGAATCCGACATGCCCGAACCCGAGCTGATCGAACGCGACATCGATTTCGACACCGACGCCCCCTCGGACGAGGAGGTGCGCGGCCGCATCAGCGACGCGATCCGGTCCAGCACTGCGAAATCCTCGGTCCTGAAGGCCGTGGCGCAGCGCCTGGCACGTGA
- the purH gene encoding bifunctional phosphoribosylaminoimidazolecarboxamide formyltransferase/IMP cyclohydrolase, with amino-acid sequence MSAPAAPVTLKRALISVSDKTGLIDFARALDARGVQILSTGGSAKALRDAGLTVTDVADVTGFPEMMDGRVKTLHPAVHGGLLALRDNADHVAAMEQHGIGAIDLLVVNLYPFEETVAKGAAYDDCIENIDIGGPAMIRAAAKNHGFVTVVVDVQDYDAVLAELDANGGTTLPFRQRMAQLAYARTAAYDAAVSSWMADAIGEATPRRRAFAGTLAQGLRYGENPHQQAAFYVTGDARPGVATAQQHQGKELSYNNINDTDAAFELVSEFDPANGPACAIIKHANPCGVAQGATALEAYRRAFDCDRTSAFGGIIALNQPLDGATAEEIVKIFTEVVIAPDADADARRIFAAKKNLRLLTTGGLPDPRAGGLAWRQVAGGLLVQGRDNGHVARADLRIVSDRQPSEQELADLMFAWTVAKHVKSNAIVYAKDRATVGIGAGQMSRVDSTRIGRRKSEDMAQALGLSEPLTQGAAVASDAFFPFADGIEALAEAGARAVIQPGGSMRDDEVIAAANRLGLAMVLTGQRHFRH; translated from the coding sequence ATGTCTGCACCCGCAGCCCCCGTTACGCTCAAGCGCGCGCTGATCTCCGTTTCCGACAAGACCGGCCTGATCGATTTCGCCCGCGCGCTGGATGCGCGCGGTGTCCAGATCCTGTCCACCGGCGGCAGCGCCAAGGCGCTGCGCGATGCGGGTCTGACCGTGACCGACGTGGCCGACGTGACCGGCTTCCCTGAGATGATGGATGGCCGCGTCAAGACGCTGCACCCGGCGGTGCATGGCGGGCTGCTGGCGCTGCGCGACAATGCGGACCACGTGGCCGCCATGGAGCAGCACGGCATCGGCGCGATCGACCTGCTGGTCGTAAACCTCTACCCGTTCGAGGAGACGGTCGCCAAGGGTGCGGCCTATGACGACTGCATCGAGAATATCGATATCGGCGGCCCGGCGATGATCCGCGCCGCGGCCAAGAACCACGGCTTCGTCACCGTGGTCGTGGATGTGCAGGATTACGACGCGGTCCTGGCCGAGCTGGACGCCAATGGCGGCACGACCCTGCCCTTCCGCCAGCGGATGGCGCAGCTGGCCTATGCCCGCACCGCCGCCTATGACGCCGCCGTGTCGTCCTGGATGGCGGATGCGATCGGCGAGGCCACGCCCCGCCGCCGCGCCTTCGCGGGCACCCTGGCCCAAGGCCTGCGCTACGGCGAGAACCCGCATCAGCAGGCGGCCTTCTATGTCACGGGCGATGCGCGCCCCGGCGTGGCCACGGCCCAGCAGCATCAGGGCAAGGAGCTGTCCTACAACAACATCAACGACACGGATGCCGCCTTCGAGCTGGTGTCCGAGTTCGACCCGGCGAACGGCCCTGCCTGCGCAATCATCAAGCATGCCAATCCCTGCGGCGTGGCCCAGGGCGCGACCGCGCTGGAGGCCTACAGGCGGGCCTTCGACTGCGACCGCACCTCGGCCTTCGGCGGCATCATCGCGCTGAACCAGCCGCTGGACGGGGCCACGGCGGAGGAGATCGTCAAGATCTTCACCGAGGTCGTCATCGCCCCCGATGCCGACGCGGATGCGCGCCGCATCTTTGCCGCGAAGAAGAACCTGCGCCTGCTGACCACGGGCGGGCTGCCCGATCCGCGGGCGGGCGGGCTGGCTTGGCGCCAGGTCGCGGGGGGCCTGCTGGTGCAGGGCCGCGACAACGGCCATGTGGCCCGCGCCGATCTGCGCATCGTGTCCGACCGCCAGCCGTCCGAGCAGGAGCTGGCCGACCTGATGTTCGCTTGGACCGTAGCCAAGCATGTGAAATCCAACGCCATCGTCTATGCCAAGGACCGCGCCACCGTCGGCATCGGCGCGGGCCAGATGAGCCGCGTGGACAGCACCCGCATCGGGCGCCGCAAATCCGAAGACATGGCCCAGGCCCTGGGCCTGTCCGAACCTCTGACCCAAGGGGCGGCGGTGGCGTCCGACGCGTTCTTCCCCTTTGCCGACGGGATCGAGGCCTTGGCCGAGGCCGGGGCCCGCGCGGTCATCCAGCCTGGCGGCTCGATGCGCGACGACGAGGTGATCGCGGCGGCGAACCGGCTTGGGCTGGCGATGGTCCTGACCGGCCAGCGCCATTTCCGCCACTGA
- a CDS encoding aminotransferase class I/II-fold pyridoxal phosphate-dependent enzyme encodes MTFPERFSNLPDYAFPRLRALLADLQPGLAPGESPMILTIGEPRHPMPDFVGPVLADSLSEFAKYPPNEGAPELLAAIGGWLDRRHGLTVTPDRLMVLNGTREGLFNAALALCPETKAGQRPAVLIPNPFYQVYAVAAAAVGADPVFVPATPDTANLPDYAGLDPALLDRVALAYLCSPANPQGAVADRDWLAQVIRLAERHDFLILADECYSEIWRDAPPPGALAVATELGLADRVVMFNSLSKRSNLPGLRSGFAAGGPAQIAQMRRLRSYAGAPLPLPVQRVSAAAWGDEDHVAASLALYQEKYRIADAVLGDIPGYRAPQGGFFLWLPVADGEEAARLLWSRAGIQVLPGAYLARAVDGVNPGAGFIRVALVADADQTRAALTRLRAVLYDETGG; translated from the coding sequence ATGACATTCCCCGAGCGGTTCTCGAACCTGCCCGACTACGCGTTTCCGCGTCTGCGGGCGCTGTTGGCGGATCTGCAGCCTGGGCTGGCCCCGGGCGAATCCCCCATGATCCTGACCATCGGCGAACCCCGCCACCCGATGCCGGATTTCGTGGGGCCGGTCCTGGCGGACAGCCTGTCCGAATTCGCGAAATACCCCCCGAACGAGGGCGCGCCCGAATTGCTGGCGGCGATCGGCGGCTGGCTGGACCGCCGCCATGGCCTGACCGTCACGCCGGACCGGCTGATGGTGCTGAACGGCACGCGCGAGGGGCTGTTCAACGCGGCCTTGGCGCTCTGCCCCGAAACGAAGGCCGGGCAGCGGCCCGCGGTGCTGATCCCGAACCCCTTCTATCAGGTCTATGCGGTGGCGGCGGCGGCGGTGGGGGCCGATCCGGTCTTTGTCCCCGCGACGCCCGATACGGCCAACCTGCCCGATTACGCGGGCCTCGATCCGGCGCTGCTGGACCGGGTGGCGCTGGCCTATCTGTGTTCGCCCGCCAATCCGCAGGGCGCGGTGGCCGACCGCGACTGGCTGGCGCAGGTGATCCGCTTGGCCGAGCGGCATGATTTCCTGATCCTGGCCGATGAATGCTATTCCGAGATCTGGCGCGACGCGCCCCCGCCGGGCGCCCTGGCCGTGGCGACGGAGCTGGGCCTGGCGGACCGGGTGGTGATGTTCAATTCGCTGTCCAAGCGGTCGAACCTGCCGGGGCTGCGCTCGGGCTTTGCGGCGGGCGGGCCCGCGCAGATCGCCCAAATGCGGCGGCTGCGCAGCTATGCCGGCGCGCCCCTGCCGCTGCCCGTGCAGCGGGTCAGCGCCGCCGCTTGGGGCGATGAGGATCACGTCGCGGCCAGCCTGGCGCTCTATCAGGAAAAATACCGCATCGCGGACGCGGTTCTGGGCGACATCCCCGGATATCGCGCGCCGCAGGGGGGCTTCTTTCTGTGGCTGCCCGTCGCGGATGGCGAGGAGGCCGCGCGCCTTTTGTGGTCGCGGGCGGGCATCCAGGTGCTGCCCGGGGCCTATCTGGCGCGGGCGGTGGACGGGGTGAACCCGGGCGCGGGCTTCATCCGCGTGGCCTTGGTGGCCGATGCGGACCAGACCCGCGCGGCGCTGACGCGGCTCAGGGCCGTGCTTTACGACGAAACGGGGGGTTGA